A window from Streptomyces sp. NBC_00299 encodes these proteins:
- the gltX gene encoding glutamate--tRNA ligase: protein MSSVASAPVRVRFCPSPTGNPHVGLVRTALFNWAFAKHHQGTLVFRIEDTDAARDSEESYEQLLDSMRWLGFDWDEGPEVGGPHAPYRQSQRMDLYKEVGQKLLDGGHAYHCYCSQEELDSRREAARAAGKPSGYDGHCRALTDAQVEEYKAQGRAPIVRFRMPDETITFTDLVRGELTFTPENVPDYGIVRANGAPLYTLVNPVDDALMEITHVLRGEDLLSSTPRQIALYKALTELGIAKQTPQFGHLPYVMGEGNKKLSKRDPESSLNLYRERGFLPEGLLNYLSLLGWSLSADQDIFTMDEMVAAFDIADVQPNPARFDLKKCESINGDHIRLLDVKDFTERCAPWLKAPFAPWAPEDFDESKWHAIAPHAQTRLKVLSEITDNVDFLFLPEPVFDEPSWTKAMKEGSDALLTTAREKLEAADWTSPESLKEAVLAAGEAHGLKLGKAQAPVRVAVTGRTVGLPLFESLEVLGKEQTLARIDAALAKLAA from the coding sequence TTGTCAAGCGTGGCTAGCGCACCCGTCCGCGTACGTTTCTGCCCCTCGCCCACCGGTAACCCCCACGTGGGCCTGGTCCGCACCGCCCTGTTCAACTGGGCGTTCGCCAAGCACCACCAGGGCACGCTCGTCTTCCGCATCGAGGACACCGACGCTGCCCGCGACTCCGAGGAGTCCTACGAGCAGCTGCTCGACTCGATGCGCTGGCTGGGCTTCGACTGGGACGAGGGCCCCGAGGTCGGCGGCCCGCACGCGCCGTACCGCCAGTCGCAGCGCATGGACCTCTACAAGGAGGTCGGCCAGAAGCTCCTGGACGGCGGTCACGCCTACCACTGCTACTGCTCCCAGGAGGAGCTGGACAGCCGCCGCGAGGCCGCCCGCGCCGCAGGCAAGCCGTCCGGCTACGACGGCCACTGCCGCGCGCTGACCGACGCGCAGGTCGAGGAGTACAAGGCCCAGGGCCGCGCGCCCATCGTGCGCTTCCGCATGCCCGACGAGACGATCACCTTCACGGACCTGGTCCGCGGCGAGCTGACCTTCACCCCGGAGAACGTCCCGGACTACGGCATCGTCCGCGCGAACGGCGCCCCGCTGTACACGCTGGTGAACCCGGTCGACGACGCCCTGATGGAGATCACCCACGTACTGCGCGGCGAGGACCTGCTCTCCTCCACGCCCCGCCAGATCGCCCTGTACAAGGCGCTGACGGAGCTGGGCATCGCCAAGCAGACCCCGCAGTTCGGCCACCTGCCGTACGTGATGGGCGAGGGCAACAAGAAGCTCTCCAAGCGTGACCCCGAGTCGTCGCTGAACCTCTACCGCGAGCGCGGCTTCCTCCCCGAGGGCCTGCTCAACTACCTCTCCCTGCTCGGCTGGTCGCTCTCCGCCGACCAGGACATCTTCACGATGGACGAGATGGTCGCGGCCTTCGACATCGCGGACGTGCAGCCCAACCCGGCCCGCTTCGACCTCAAGAAGTGCGAGTCGATCAACGGCGACCACATCCGCCTGCTCGACGTGAAGGACTTCACGGAGCGCTGTGCCCCCTGGCTGAAGGCGCCGTTCGCCCCCTGGGCGCCGGAGGACTTCGACGAGAGCAAGTGGCACGCGATCGCCCCGCACGCCCAGACACGCCTGAAGGTCCTCTCCGAGATCACGGACAACGTCGACTTCCTCTTCCTCCCGGAGCCGGTGTTCGACGAGCCGAGCTGGACGAAGGCGATGAAGGAGGGCAGCGACGCGCTCCTGACGACCGCCCGCGAGAAGCTGGAGGCGGCCGACTGGACCTCCCCCGAGTCCCTGAAGGAGGCCGTCCTGGCCGCCGGCGAGGCCCACGGCCTCAAGCTCGGCAAGGCCCAGGCCCCGGTCCGCGTCGCCGTCACCGGCCGCACGGTCGGTCTGCCCCTCTTCGAGTCCCTCGAGGTCCTGGGCAAGGAGCAGACGCTGGCCCGCATCGACGCGGCACTGGCCAAGCTGGCCGCATAA
- a CDS encoding fumarylacetoacetate hydrolase family protein, which yields MRIARFSIDGNVAFGAVEGDKPDELVLDIIKGIPFADFELSGTKVPLSKVRLLPPVLPNKVVAFGRNYAEHARELGHEVPDAPFAFFKPSTAVIGPGDEIQYPSFTEDLHHEAELAVVIGRMCREVPRDRVKDVIFGYTCANDITARDVQKREKQWARAKGFDTSCPLGPWVETDLDLDKASDLTIQLTVNGEQRQLGRTNEMIHRIEDLIVNISEAMTLLPGDVILTGTPAGVGPLNVGDEVAVTIEGIGTLTNKVVKRG from the coding sequence GTGCGCATCGCCAGATTCTCCATCGACGGGAACGTCGCCTTCGGCGCGGTCGAGGGCGACAAGCCTGACGAGCTCGTCCTCGACATCATCAAGGGCATCCCGTTCGCGGACTTCGAGCTCTCCGGTACGAAGGTGCCGCTGAGCAAGGTCAGGCTGCTGCCGCCGGTGCTCCCGAACAAGGTCGTGGCCTTCGGCCGCAACTACGCCGAGCACGCCCGTGAACTCGGCCACGAGGTGCCCGACGCCCCGTTCGCCTTCTTCAAGCCGTCCACCGCGGTGATCGGCCCCGGCGACGAGATCCAGTACCCGTCCTTCACCGAGGACCTCCACCACGAGGCCGAACTGGCCGTCGTCATCGGCCGCATGTGCCGCGAGGTCCCGCGCGATCGCGTCAAGGACGTGATCTTCGGCTACACCTGCGCCAACGACATCACCGCCCGCGACGTCCAGAAGCGCGAGAAGCAGTGGGCCCGGGCCAAGGGCTTCGACACCTCCTGCCCGCTGGGCCCCTGGGTGGAGACGGACCTTGACCTCGACAAGGCGTCCGACCTGACGATCCAGCTCACCGTCAACGGCGAGCAGCGCCAGCTCGGCCGTACCAACGAGATGATCCACCGGATCGAGGATCTGATCGTCAACATCTCCGAGGCCATGACGCTGCTCCCCGGCGACGTGATCCTCACGGGCACCCCGGCAGGGGTCGGCCCCCTCAACGTCGGCGACGAGGTCGCCGTCACCATCGAAGGCATCGGCACTCTCACCAACAAGGTTGTCAAGCGTGGCTAG
- a CDS encoding sensor histidine kinase has translation MQGRFKRDGSASAEPEHGGTDRGPSPQHAQNPGPAVSVDGGERSGRPAVSASPGTANASTPPPPKKAPKSATGPGARIALRNWRISTRLVALLTLPVVAATSLGALRISDNMDDIQQLDNMKLLTDMTKRATELAAALQEERDQSAGPLAHGAKATDYTVKGYRDKTDRARDSFIEASEEIDDSSKDGNLKGVRDNLVQLVGDLSDIAKIRNTAYQAKQNSTQSVEAYHRLITNLLGLSQDMAEATSNPEMIQSTRALAAFSTAKEYASIQRAVLAAALPANNDTAGKLSENDRLYAESALTSQRSELKSFRSIYGIQGAADLLQSIEKGNPTITASDKYATRALGNPNALDDLEKRSYKDWVDDSTTKIQQMRAIETTLLEDMEQKARELRNESEREAIISGALILLVLGVSLVGAFVVARSMIRSLRRLEETATKVAQDRLPELVKQLSESDPQDVDTSVESVGVHSRDEIGQVAAAFDDVHREAVRLAAEQALLRGNVNAMFTNLSRRSQGLIQRQLSLISELESREADPDQLSSLFKLDHLATRMRRNGENLLVLAGEEPGRRWTRPVPLVDVLRAAASEVEQYERIELSSVPTTEVAGRVVNDLVHLLAELLENATSFSSPQTKVKVTGHALPDGRVLIEIHDTGIGLSPEDLAAINERLASPPTVDVSVSRRMGLFVVGRLSQRHGIRIQLRPSDSGGTTALVMLPVDVAQGGKKPAPGKPGPGGPGASGGPAAAQAAAGVAAARRQSQAGGGSLGAGAPGGAAGGALGAGASGGGRLGAGQGPRAALPGRDGGGLPGGPGAPRGQQGPGAPSQGRPAPAGAGAGFGGQAPGAPQGLQAAGTGQDPFGAGQDAFSGSRGGSGRDQSRPGGPSSQQNPPAEKGRRGRQPQLPPRGGPRAELPGGSQSSRPSWSDENAQPPVPRASLDTPRGHDEDSAQTSRMPRVDDRQGAGSTSEFARPDFDATSPGSYNPQSTGQFVRSDVFGSTGAGQNNASQSGQFPAPQAYDNSSTGQHALPGRQNPDSTGQFQRPQGTPQGGPNNASQTGQFPAPQAYDNGSTGQHTLPGRQNPDSTGQFERPQANGTYGGGSGYGGAQPPVPQRPQQRPARQEPEALPPATGPGDGRTPLYDTLETNWFHGGPQGQQPEAGGQAPASAPREPQAPAAPPQQSSAPQRGASTAWRSSPNDDLVRQAERVRQPAAGGVTTSGLPRRVPRANLVPGTAQQQQHQAGPQISRAPDDVRGRLTNLRRGIAQGRQVGNGQTGSFPNPTHQQER, from the coding sequence GTGCAGGGACGTTTCAAGAGGGATGGCAGCGCTTCGGCGGAGCCGGAGCACGGCGGGACCGACCGAGGTCCCTCGCCCCAGCACGCCCAGAACCCGGGCCCGGCCGTGTCCGTCGACGGCGGTGAGCGCTCCGGGCGCCCCGCCGTGTCGGCTTCCCCGGGGACGGCCAACGCTTCCACGCCACCGCCGCCGAAGAAGGCCCCCAAGTCCGCCACCGGTCCGGGCGCGCGAATAGCCCTGCGCAACTGGCGTATCTCCACGCGTCTGGTGGCGCTGCTGACGCTCCCGGTGGTCGCGGCCACCTCGCTGGGCGCCCTGCGCATCAGCGACAACATGGACGACATCCAGCAGCTCGACAACATGAAGCTGCTGACGGACATGACCAAGCGGGCCACCGAGCTCGCGGCGGCGCTCCAGGAGGAGCGCGACCAGTCCGCCGGCCCGCTCGCGCACGGCGCGAAGGCGACGGACTACACGGTCAAGGGCTACCGGGACAAGACGGACCGGGCCAGGGACAGCTTCATCGAGGCGTCCGAGGAGATCGACGACAGCAGCAAGGACGGCAACCTCAAGGGCGTCCGTGACAACCTCGTCCAGCTCGTCGGCGACCTGAGCGACATCGCGAAGATCCGCAACACCGCCTACCAGGCCAAGCAGAACTCCACGCAGTCCGTGGAGGCCTACCACCGCCTGATCACCAACCTGCTCGGTCTCTCGCAGGACATGGCGGAGGCGACCAGCAACCCGGAGATGATCCAGAGCACGCGTGCCCTGGCGGCCTTCTCCACCGCCAAGGAGTACGCGTCCATCCAGCGCGCCGTCCTCGCCGCCGCGCTGCCCGCGAACAACGACACCGCGGGCAAGCTCTCCGAGAACGACCGGCTGTACGCCGAGTCGGCCCTGACGAGCCAGCGCTCCGAGCTGAAGAGCTTCCGGAGCATCTACGGCATCCAGGGCGCCGCCGACCTGCTCCAGTCGATCGAGAAGGGCAACCCGACGATCACGGCGAGCGACAAGTACGCCACCCGTGCGCTGGGCAACCCGAACGCCCTCGACGACCTGGAGAAGCGCTCCTACAAGGACTGGGTGGACGACAGCACCACCAAGATCCAGCAGATGCGGGCCATCGAGACCACGCTGCTGGAGGACATGGAGCAGAAGGCCCGCGAGCTGCGCAACGAGTCGGAGCGCGAAGCGATCATCTCCGGTGCGCTGATCCTGCTCGTGCTCGGTGTCTCGCTGGTCGGCGCCTTCGTGGTCGCCCGCTCCATGATCCGCTCGCTGCGCCGCCTGGAGGAGACCGCCACCAAGGTCGCCCAGGACCGGCTGCCCGAGCTGGTCAAGCAGCTGTCGGAGTCGGACCCGCAGGACGTCGACACCTCCGTCGAGTCGGTCGGTGTGCACTCCCGGGACGAGATCGGCCAGGTGGCCGCGGCCTTCGACGACGTGCACCGCGAGGCGGTCCGCCTCGCCGCCGAGCAGGCCCTGCTGCGGGGCAACGTCAACGCGATGTTCACCAACCTCTCGCGCCGCTCCCAGGGCCTCATCCAGCGTCAGCTCTCGCTCATCTCCGAACTGGAGTCCCGCGAGGCCGACCCGGACCAGCTGTCCTCCCTGTTCAAGCTCGACCACCTCGCGACCCGCATGCGCCGTAACGGTGAGAACCTCCTCGTTCTCGCCGGTGAAGAGCCCGGCCGCCGCTGGACCCGTCCGGTCCCGCTGGTCGACGTGCTCCGCGCCGCCGCGTCCGAGGTGGAGCAGTACGAGCGCATCGAGCTGTCGTCCGTGCCGACCACCGAAGTGGCCGGCCGGGTCGTCAACGACCTCGTGCACCTGCTCGCCGAGCTGCTGGAGAACGCGACCTCGTTCTCCTCCCCGCAGACCAAGGTCAAGGTCACCGGTCACGCGCTGCCCGACGGCCGCGTCCTGATCGAGATCCACGACACCGGCATCGGCCTCTCCCCCGAGGACCTCGCCGCGATCAACGAGCGGCTCGCCTCGCCGCCCACCGTGGACGTCTCCGTCTCCCGCCGCATGGGCCTCTTCGTGGTCGGCCGGCTGTCGCAGCGGCACGGCATCCGCATCCAGCTGCGCCCGTCCGACTCCGGTGGTACGACCGCGCTGGTCATGCTGCCCGTCGATGTCGCCCAGGGCGGCAAGAAGCCCGCTCCGGGCAAGCCCGGCCCGGGCGGTCCCGGTGCCTCCGGTGGCCCGGCCGCAGCGCAGGCCGCTGCCGGTGTGGCTGCCGCCCGTCGCCAGTCCCAGGCCGGCGGCGGCTCCCTCGGCGCGGGCGCGCCGGGCGGCGCCGCGGGTGGTGCACTCGGTGCCGGTGCGTCCGGCGGTGGCCGGCTCGGTGCCGGTCAGGGACCGCGGGCCGCACTGCCGGGGCGTGACGGTGGCGGACTTCCGGGTGGGCCCGGCGCTCCGCGTGGACAGCAGGGTCCGGGCGCGCCGTCGCAGGGCCGGCCGGCTCCCGCCGGTGCGGGCGCCGGGTTCGGTGGCCAGGCTCCGGGTGCTCCGCAGGGACTGCAGGCCGCGGGCACGGGTCAGGATCCGTTCGGTGCCGGCCAGGACGCCTTCAGCGGCTCCCGTGGCGGCTCCGGTCGTGACCAGTCCCGTCCGGGCGGTCCTTCGTCGCAGCAGAACCCGCCCGCCGAGAAGGGCCGTCGTGGCCGTCAGCCGCAGCTGCCGCCGCGCGGTGGCCCGCGTGCCGAGCTGCCGGGCGGCAGCCAGTCCTCGCGCCCCAGCTGGAGCGACGAGAACGCGCAGCCGCCGGTGCCGCGCGCCTCGCTCGACACCCCGCGCGGGCACGACGAGGACTCCGCACAGACCTCCCGGATGCCGCGGGTCGACGACCGTCAGGGTGCGGGCTCGACCTCCGAGTTCGCCCGCCCGGACTTCGACGCCACGTCGCCGGGTTCGTACAACCCGCAGAGCACGGGTCAGTTCGTCCGCTCGGACGTCTTCGGCTCCACGGGCGCCGGGCAGAACAACGCGTCGCAGTCGGGCCAGTTCCCCGCCCCGCAGGCCTACGACAACAGCTCGACCGGCCAGCACGCCCTGCCCGGCCGCCAGAACCCGGACTCCACCGGACAGTTCCAGCGGCCCCAGGGCACCCCGCAGGGCGGGCCGAACAACGCGTCGCAGACGGGTCAGTTCCCCGCTCCGCAGGCCTACGACAACGGCTCCACGGGCCAGCACACCCTGCCCGGCCGCCAGAACCCGGACTCCACCGGACAGTTCGAGCGGCCGCAGGCCAACGGCACGTACGGCGGCGGTTCCGGCTACGGCGGCGCACAGCCGCCGGTCCCGCAGCGGCCGCAGCAGCGGCCGGCGCGGCAGGAGCCCGAGGCGCTGCCGCCGGCGACGGGTCCCGGTGACGGGCGTACGCCGCTGTACGACACGCTGGAGACCAACTGGTTCCACGGCGGTCCGCAGGGGCAGCAGCCCGAGGCGGGCGGCCAGGCTCCGGCCTCCGCTCCGCGGGAACCCCAGGCTCCCGCAGCGCCTCCCCAGCAGTCCTCCGCTCCTCAGCGGGGCGCATCGACCGCCTGGCGCAGCTCGCCGAACGACGACCTCGTCCGGCAGGCAGAACGCGTCCGGCAGCCCGCCGCGGGCGGGGTCACCACCTCCGGCCTGCCGCGTCGGGTCCCCAGGGCCAACCTCGTCCCGGGCACGGCTCAGCAGCAACAGCACCAAGCCGGTCCGCAGATCTCGCGTGCGCCTGATGACGTACGCGGTCGGCTGACCAATCTCCGTCGGGGTATCGCGCAAGGTCGCCAGGTCGGTAACGGCCAGACCGGCAGCTTCCCGAACCCCACTCACCAGCAGGAGCGTTAG
- a CDS encoding roadblock/LC7 domain-containing protein — MSQAAQNLNWLITNFVDNTPGVSHTVVVSADGLLLAMSEGFPRDRADQLAAVASGLTSLTAGASRIFDGGSVAQTVVEMERGFLFLMSVSDGSSLAVLAHPECDIGLVGYEMALLVDRAGAVLTPDLRAELQGSLLH, encoded by the coding sequence ATGAGCCAGGCGGCACAGAACCTCAACTGGTTGATCACCAACTTCGTGGACAACACCCCGGGTGTGTCCCACACCGTCGTCGTGTCCGCGGACGGCCTGCTGCTGGCGATGTCGGAGGGCTTCCCGCGCGATCGGGCCGACCAGCTGGCGGCCGTGGCGTCGGGTCTGACCTCGCTGACGGCGGGGGCGTCGCGGATCTTCGACGGCGGCAGCGTGGCCCAGACGGTCGTGGAGATGGAACGGGGGTTCCTCTTCCTCATGTCCGTCTCGGACGGTTCGTCCCTCGCCGTACTCGCACACCCCGAATGCGACATCGGCCTCGTCGGCTACGAGATGGCGCTGCTGGTCGACCGCGCGGGCGCGGTGCTCACCCCGGACCTGCGCGCCGAGCTCCAAGGCAGTCTGCTCCACTGA
- a CDS encoding DUF742 domain-containing protein produces MTPPTASHDPYAEPYEDEGDQPLVRPYAMTGGRTRPRYQLAIEALISTTADPAALMGLLPEHQRICHLCREVKSVAEVSALLSMPLGVARILVADLAEAGLVAIHQPGGDENNGGAPDVTLLERVLSGLRKL; encoded by the coding sequence ATGACCCCGCCCACCGCCTCTCATGATCCGTACGCGGAGCCGTACGAGGATGAGGGCGACCAGCCGCTGGTTCGTCCGTACGCGATGACCGGCGGCCGGACCCGGCCGCGCTACCAGCTGGCCATCGAGGCTCTGATCAGCACCACGGCCGACCCGGCAGCACTCATGGGACTCCTCCCGGAGCACCAGCGCATCTGCCACCTGTGCCGTGAGGTGAAGTCGGTCGCCGAGGTGTCGGCGCTCCTCTCCATGCCGCTGGGCGTGGCCAGGATCCTCGTCGCGGACCTCGCGGAGGCCGGCCTGGTCGCCATTCACCAGCCGGGTGGCGACGAGAACAACGGCGGCGCTCCGGACGTGACGCTGCTCGAAAGGGTGCTCAGTGGACTTCGCAAGCTCTGA
- a CDS encoding GTP-binding protein → MDFASSEPGRATTSAKIVVAGGFGVGKTTFVGAVSEINPLRTEAVMTSASAGIDDLTHTGDKTTTTVAMDFGRITLDQDLILYLFGTPGQDRFWFMWDDLVRGAIGAVVLVDTRRLADCFPAVDYFENSGLPFVIALNGFDGHQPYTPDEVREALQIGPDAPIITTDARHRADAKSALITLVEHALMARLR, encoded by the coding sequence GTGGACTTCGCAAGCTCTGAACCAGGCCGGGCGACCACCTCCGCGAAGATCGTGGTGGCGGGTGGCTTCGGCGTGGGCAAGACCACGTTCGTCGGCGCGGTCTCGGAGATCAACCCGCTGCGCACCGAGGCCGTCATGACGTCCGCGAGCGCGGGCATCGACGACCTCACGCACACCGGGGACAAGACCACCACCACGGTGGCGATGGACTTCGGTCGTATCACCCTGGACCAGGACCTGATCCTGTACCTCTTCGGTACACCCGGCCAGGACCGCTTCTGGTTCATGTGGGACGACCTGGTACGCGGCGCCATCGGCGCCGTCGTCCTGGTGGACACCCGCCGTCTCGCCGACTGCTTCCCCGCGGTCGACTACTTCGAGAACAGCGGGCTCCCGTTCGTCATAGCCCTCAACGGCTTCGACGGACACCAGCCCTACACACCCGACGAGGTGCGCGAGGCGCTGCAGATCGGCCCGGACGCGCCGATCATCACGACCGACGCCCGGCACCGGGCGGATGCCAAGAGCGCGCTGATCACGCTGGTCGAGCACGCGCTGATGGCCCGGCTGCGGTAA
- a CDS encoding sensor histidine kinase, protein MRRSKSSPEPSARGNFTPPPRGAAPAHVPGSEPSATPAPSGGRLSPRNWRVPTRLNAILLIPVMVGLVMGGFQVKSSIDTWQEAEDAENTARLVAAALTYGDALLEERDQTAAPLLAGKGEDDPTVVKARDITDKAADAFDEAAQNMPDRPNLVRRLDRFREVEPELTKLRAAAYTSKLKGVETEEGYVEVEHRLLEFSNELGLGTGNITSYGRTVYAISLTKGALSLQRSIGMHMLTRPGPKADDLAKQRVALSSYAYLEGIAIQEYQSGGTEADNAKLVQASKDIKAEGAALAAAARQKNPNYVPPPTKDNAMVSAIAQLSSTDPSDRQALATQGITRDNWWAVNTLKYNAYRDIENDLAGTAVNEASAISDDAKRDALITGAVVVVALLAAFILAGMVARQMSRAMRQLRNAAFGIAEQRLPMLVDQLSRTDPGRVDTRVQPIPINTRDEIGEVARAFDQVHREAVRLAAEQALLRGNINAIFTNLSRRNQSLIEGQLTLITDLENNEADPDQLENLFRLDHLATRMRRNGENLLVLAGEEPGRRWDQPVPLVDVLRAASSEVEQYERIELSGVPEAEIHGRAVTDLVHLLAELLENATTFSSPQTKVRVTATRLPDGRIMIEIHDKGIGLTAEDFADINHKLANPPTVDAAISQRMGLFVVGRLSDRHGIRVQLRPSGEQAGTTSLVMLPDAITHGGGGEQQPAQDEFTVSQIIPEQNFQGGESFGPPMRTAAELGFDDSRYTEVPDDIRELDPVGRSLMREERRAALEAQGHGPENPESPGYDDFTGQPSYDGRGNGFPEQPGGYDPQPSYEEQQQTSYEEQQRSAYEEPQRASYDDTYYAPNGGLQQNDTFSSGGGYPEPSYPEPVREEPAAPSAPAPDSFPAFEQRRHQDDWPQQNGYGNGYQDQYAPETESAQAGDANERDRVGFDRPGPASSAAHALTDAGLPRRGSGASGSNGARPARQEPSAPAPESNGDSSWRSANDDRWQQASQLRKPKAGGVTSSGLPRRVPKANLVEGAAETTPQGGPQISRAPEDVRGRLSNLRRGVQRGRSAGSETNGQATRNHHSGPDSTYNQER, encoded by the coding sequence GTGAGGCGAAGCAAGAGCAGTCCCGAGCCGTCGGCCCGGGGCAACTTCACCCCGCCGCCGCGCGGAGCGGCGCCCGCCCATGTGCCCGGATCGGAACCATCGGCCACGCCGGCCCCGAGCGGCGGCCGTCTCTCCCCGCGCAACTGGCGCGTGCCGACCCGACTGAACGCGATCCTGCTCATACCCGTGATGGTCGGCCTTGTCATGGGCGGCTTCCAGGTGAAGAGCTCGATCGACACCTGGCAGGAGGCCGAGGACGCGGAGAACACCGCGCGTCTGGTCGCCGCCGCTCTGACCTACGGCGACGCTCTGCTGGAGGAGCGCGACCAGACCGCCGCGCCCCTGCTGGCGGGCAAGGGCGAGGACGACCCGACGGTCGTCAAGGCCCGCGACATCACCGACAAGGCCGCCGACGCCTTCGACGAGGCCGCCCAGAACATGCCGGACCGGCCCAACCTGGTCCGCCGCCTGGACCGCTTCCGTGAGGTCGAGCCGGAGCTGACCAAGCTCCGCGCGGCCGCCTACACCAGCAAGCTCAAGGGCGTGGAGACCGAAGAGGGCTACGTCGAGGTCGAGCACCGACTGCTGGAGTTCTCCAACGAGCTGGGCCTCGGCACCGGAAACATCACCAGCTACGGCCGTACGGTCTACGCCATCTCGCTCACCAAGGGCGCGCTCTCGCTGCAGCGCTCCATCGGTATGCACATGCTGACCCGGCCGGGTCCCAAGGCCGACGACCTGGCCAAGCAGCGTGTCGCCCTGTCGTCGTACGCCTACCTGGAGGGCATCGCCATCCAGGAGTACCAGAGCGGTGGCACCGAGGCGGACAACGCCAAGCTGGTGCAGGCCTCGAAGGACATCAAGGCCGAGGGCGCGGCCCTGGCGGCGGCGGCCAGGCAGAAGAACCCGAACTACGTGCCGCCGCCCACCAAGGACAACGCGATGGTCTCGGCCATCGCGCAGCTGTCCTCCACGGACCCGAGTGACCGCCAGGCCCTCGCCACGCAGGGCATCACCAGGGACAACTGGTGGGCGGTGAACACACTCAAGTACAACGCGTACCGCGACATCGAGAACGACCTCGCGGGCACCGCGGTGAACGAGGCCTCCGCCATCTCGGACGACGCCAAGCGCGACGCGCTGATCACCGGTGCCGTCGTCGTGGTCGCCCTGCTCGCCGCGTTCATCCTGGCCGGGATGGTCGCCCGCCAGATGAGCCGCGCGATGCGCCAGCTGCGCAACGCCGCCTTCGGCATCGCCGAGCAGCGCCTGCCGATGCTGGTCGACCAGCTCTCGCGCACCGACCCGGGCCGCGTGGACACCCGCGTCCAGCCCATCCCGATCAACACCCGCGACGAGATCGGCGAGGTCGCCCGCGCCTTCGACCAGGTCCACCGCGAGGCCGTCCGGCTCGCCGCCGAGCAGGCCCTGCTGCGGGGCAACATCAACGCGATCTTCACCAACCTGTCGCGCCGCAACCAGTCGCTGATCGAGGGCCAGCTGACCCTGATCACCGACCTGGAGAACAACGAGGCCGACCCGGACCAGCTGGAGAACCTCTTCCGCCTGGACCACCTCGCGACCCGTATGCGCCGCAACGGCGAGAACCTCCTGGTCCTCGCCGGCGAGGAGCCCGGCCGCCGCTGGGACCAGCCGGTCCCCCTCGTCGACGTGCTGCGCGCCGCCTCCTCCGAGGTGGAGCAGTACGAGCGCATCGAGCTCTCCGGCGTCCCGGAGGCCGAGATCCACGGCCGCGCCGTGACCGACCTCGTGCACCTGCTCGCCGAGCTGCTGGAGAACGCGACGACGTTCTCCTCCCCGCAGACCAAGGTTCGCGTGACGGCCACCCGTCTCCCCGACGGTCGGATCATGATCGAGATCCACGACAAGGGCATCGGCCTCACCGCCGAGGACTTCGCGGACATCAACCACAAGCTGGCCAACCCGCCGACCGTCGACGCAGCGATATCCCAGCGCATGGGCCTGTTCGTGGTCGGCCGGCTGTCCGACCGGCACGGCATCCGCGTCCAGCTGCGCCCCTCCGGCGAGCAGGCCGGCACGACCTCGCTGGTCATGCTGCCCGACGCCATCACGCACGGCGGCGGCGGCGAGCAGCAGCCGGCCCAGGACGAGTTCACCGTCTCGCAGATCATCCCTGAGCAGAACTTCCAGGGTGGTGAGAGCTTCGGCCCGCCGATGCGCACGGCCGCCGAGCTGGGCTTCGACGACAGCCGCTACACCGAGGTGCCGGACGACATCCGCGAGCTGGACCCGGTGGGCCGCTCCCTGATGCGCGAGGAGCGCCGGGCGGCCCTGGAAGCCCAGGGCCACGGCCCGGAGAACCCCGAGTCGCCCGGGTACGACGACTTCACTGGTCAGCCGTCCTACGACGGCCGAGGCAACGGCTTCCCCGAGCAGCCGGGCGGGTACGACCCGCAGCCGTCGTACGAGGAGCAGCAGCAGACGTCGTACGAGGAGCAGCAGCGGTCTGCGTACGAGGAGCCCCAGCGGGCGTCGTACGACGACACGTACTACGCGCCGAACGGCGGCCTGCAGCAGAACGACACCTTCTCGTCCGGTGGCGGCTACCCCGAGCCGTCCTATCCGGAGCCGGTCCGCGAGGAGCCCGCGGCTCCCAGCGCTCCCGCCCCGGACTCCTTCCCGGCCTTCGAGCAGCGGCGCCACCAGGACGACTGGCCGCAGCAGAACGGCTACGGGAACGGCTACCAGGACCAGTACGCTCCGGAAACGGAATCTGCGCAGGCCGGTGACGCAAACGAGCGCGACCGCGTAGGCTTCGACCGTCCGGGACCGGCCTCCTCCGCCGCCCACGCACTGACCGACGCCGGGCTCCCCCGCCGCGGATCCGGTGCGAGCGGCAGCAACGGCGCACGGCCCGCGCGGCAGGAACCGTCGGCCCCCGCACCGGAGAGCAACGGCGACAGCAGCTGGCGTTCGGCCAACGACGACCGCTGGCAGCAGGCCTCGCAGCTCCGGAAGCCCAAGGCGGGCGGGGTCACCTCCTCCGGCCTGCCGAGGCGGGTTCCCAAGGCCAACCTGGTCGAGGGAGCCGCTGAGACCACCCCTCAGGGAGGTCCACAGATCTCCCGTGCTCCCGAGGACGTCCGGGGCAGGCTGAGCAACCTGCGCCGCGGTGTCCAGCGGGGACGCAGCGCGGGAAGCGAAACGAACGGCCAGGCCACTAGGAATCACCACAGTGGGCCTGACAGCACCTACAACCAGGAGCGTTAG